The Halorientalis sp. IM1011 genome window below encodes:
- a CDS encoding universal stress protein produces MTDLFDRVLLPVASRDDARTTARAFDSYGADADRVVAVHVIEKAGGAVDKASVEQREEEAEKIFAVVREELGEGVETEIAYGTDVAETIFDVADEIDATAIVFTPRGGSRWVQLLTGDVALDLITETDRPVVVLPDEETDGGDG; encoded by the coding sequence ATGACCGACCTCTTCGATCGGGTCCTCCTGCCGGTCGCGAGCAGGGATGACGCACGGACCACCGCGCGAGCGTTCGATTCGTACGGAGCAGACGCCGACCGCGTCGTCGCCGTCCACGTGATCGAGAAGGCCGGCGGCGCTGTCGACAAGGCCTCCGTCGAACAGCGCGAGGAGGAGGCCGAGAAGATCTTCGCCGTCGTCCGCGAGGAACTGGGCGAGGGCGTCGAGACCGAGATCGCCTACGGCACGGACGTGGCCGAGACGATCTTCGACGTGGCCGACGAGATCGACGCGACGGCTATCGTCTTCACGCCGCGGGGCGGGAGCCGGTGGGTCCAGTTGTTGACCGGCGACGTGGCGCTGGACCTGATCACCGAGACGGATCGGCCCGTCGTGGTCCTCCCTGACGAGGAGACCGACGGAGGGGATGGATGA